In one Silene latifolia isolate original U9 population chromosome 10, ASM4854445v1, whole genome shotgun sequence genomic region, the following are encoded:
- the LOC141607618 gene encoding uncharacterized protein LOC141607618 has translation MAPFEALYGRKCRSPVCWDDRSDAVVLGPEMIQEMVEQVQIIRQKMRASQDRQKSYADTRRSDISFEVGEKLRRYLSDPSHVLSPEVIEVDEQLSYLETPKEILDRKVRKTRNGETALVKVLWTNHNVEEATWETEASMRESYPHLFA, from the exons atggcaccctTCGAGGCACTCTATGGTAGGAAATGcaggagtcctgtgtgttgggatgatcgatcTGACGCTGTCGTTTTGGGGCCAGAGATGattcaggagatggttgaacaggtacAAATTATTAGACAAAAGATGAGAGCTTCCCAGGACAGACAGAAGAGCTATGCTGACACTAGGAGAAGTGACATTTCTTTCGAGGTGGGAGAGAAG TTGCGGAGGTACTTgagcgatccatcacatgtgttgagTCCTGAGGTGATCGAGGTGGATGAGCAGTTGTCCTATCTGGAGACACCTAAGGAGATTTTGgacaggaaagtgaggaagaccaGGAATGGAGAGACAGCTTTGGTGAAAGTCTTGTGGACTAACCAcaatgttgaggaagctacatgggagactGAGGCTTCCATGAGGGAAAGCTATCCACACCTGTTTGCATGA